The following are encoded together in the Pseudodesulfovibrio indicus genome:
- a CDS encoding glycosyltransferase family 4 protein — protein MVKSENRARLAVTMPRLSRYGGAESFAWRLSEALAARGHAVDFICARCETDPPEGVEPVVLGRFGAFRLVKILWFAYGAQRAQQRGNYDLVFGMGKTLNQDILRIGGGPISKFWELSRRAWPSGFARSFKMLRRRLSPGNWAIHVIDRVRMRRTPRIVCVSHLVRDWLVEAHPFLDKEAIDVVYNRPDLARFSPIGDQERLRLRDASAIREDQVVVATAATNFALKGVRHLVSMLTRLPEHFVLHVAGGRNPGKYERLARELGVAHRVKFLGRVDDMPAFYRAADVFVLATFYDACSNATLEALACGCRSLSSAMNGSAHFLPPRWVFPDPADEGTMAEMVLRAAGEPRPGPFEWPEDVASGLEPYVEMVERTLAARKRS, from the coding sequence ATGGTGAAATCTGAAAACAGGGCGCGGCTGGCGGTGACCATGCCGAGATTGAGCCGGTACGGCGGCGCGGAATCCTTTGCCTGGCGGCTGAGCGAGGCGCTGGCCGCGCGCGGCCACGCGGTGGACTTCATCTGCGCCCGGTGCGAGACCGACCCGCCCGAGGGCGTGGAGCCGGTGGTGCTCGGCCGGTTCGGCGCGTTCCGCCTGGTCAAGATCCTGTGGTTCGCCTACGGCGCGCAGCGGGCGCAGCAACGCGGGAACTACGACCTGGTCTTCGGCATGGGCAAGACCCTGAACCAGGACATCCTGCGCATCGGCGGCGGTCCCATCTCCAAGTTCTGGGAGCTCTCCCGGCGCGCCTGGCCCAGCGGGTTCGCCCGGTCCTTCAAGATGCTCCGGCGCAGGCTCTCGCCCGGCAACTGGGCCATACATGTGATAGACCGCGTCCGCATGCGGCGCACCCCGCGCATCGTCTGCGTCTCGCACCTGGTGCGCGACTGGCTGGTGGAGGCCCACCCGTTCCTGGACAAGGAAGCCATCGACGTGGTCTACAACCGGCCCGACCTGGCCAGATTTTCGCCCATCGGCGACCAGGAGCGGCTGCGGCTGCGCGATGCGTCCGCCATCCGCGAGGACCAGGTGGTGGTGGCCACGGCGGCCACCAACTTCGCCCTCAAGGGCGTGCGGCATCTGGTGTCCATGCTGACCCGGCTGCCGGAGCATTTCGTGCTCCACGTGGCGGGCGGGCGCAATCCCGGTAAATACGAGCGGCTGGCCCGCGAGCTGGGCGTCGCCCATCGGGTGAAGTTCCTGGGCCGGGTGGACGACATGCCCGCCTTCTACCGCGCCGCCGACGTCTTCGTGCTGGCGACCTTCTACGACGCCTGCTCCAACGCCACCCTGGAGGCCCTGGCCTGCGGCTGCCGGTCCCTGTCCAGCGCCATGAACGGCTCGGCCCACTTCCTGCCCCCGCGCTGGGTCTTCCCGGACCCGGCGGACGAGGGGACCATGGCCGAGATGGTCCTGCGTGCCGCGGGCGAGCCGAGACCCGGCCCGTTTGAGTGGCCCGAGGACGTCGCCTCGGGGCTGGAACCCTACGTGGAGATGGTCGAGCGGACGCTCGCCGCCAGGAAGCGCTCCTGA
- a CDS encoding UDP-glucuronic acid decarboxylase family protein — protein MKKKRVLVTGGSGFLGSHLCERLLAKGHEVICVDNFFTGKKDNILHLMDNPYFEVVRHDVTFPLYIEVDEIYNLACPASPIHYQYDPVQTTKTSVHGAINMLGLAKRLKAKILQASTSEVYGDPKIHPQTEDYWGNVNPVGIRSCYDEGKRCAETLFFDYNRQHSLRIKVCRIFNTYGPRMAMDDGRVVSNFVIQALRGEDITVYGKGEQTRSFCYVDDLVEGMVRLMENTGDDFLGPMNLGNPGEFTILELARTVVDQIGSKSKIVFKPLPADDPTQRKPDISLARRVIDWEPTVDLKTGLVKTIEYFDAMLKEQ, from the coding sequence ATGAAAAAGAAACGCGTTCTAGTCACCGGCGGCTCCGGCTTCCTCGGCTCGCACCTGTGCGAGCGGCTCCTGGCCAAGGGGCACGAGGTCATCTGCGTGGACAACTTCTTCACCGGCAAGAAGGACAACATCCTGCACTTGATGGACAACCCCTATTTCGAGGTGGTCCGGCACGACGTGACTTTCCCCCTGTATATTGAAGTGGACGAGATCTACAACCTGGCCTGCCCGGCGTCGCCCATCCACTACCAGTACGACCCGGTCCAGACCACCAAGACCTCGGTCCACGGAGCCATCAACATGCTCGGCCTGGCCAAGCGGCTGAAGGCCAAGATCCTCCAGGCCTCCACCTCCGAGGTCTACGGCGATCCAAAGATCCATCCGCAGACCGAGGATTACTGGGGCAACGTCAACCCCGTGGGCATCCGCTCCTGCTACGACGAGGGCAAGCGGTGCGCCGAGACCCTGTTCTTCGACTACAACCGCCAGCACTCCCTGCGCATCAAGGTCTGCCGCATCTTCAACACCTACGGCCCGCGCATGGCCATGGACGACGGACGGGTGGTCTCCAACTTCGTGATCCAGGCCCTTCGCGGCGAGGACATCACGGTCTACGGCAAGGGAGAACAGACGCGCAGCTTCTGCTACGTGGACGATCTGGTGGAGGGCATGGTCCGGCTCATGGAGAACACCGGGGACGACTTCCTCGGCCCCATGAACCTCGGCAACCCAGGCGAATTCACCATCCTCGAACTGGCCCGGACCGTCGTGGACCAGATCGGCTCCAAGTCGAAGATCGTGTTCAAGCCACTGCCCGCCGACGACCCCACCCAGCGCAAACCGGACATCTCCCTGGCGCGCAGGGTCATCGACTGGGAGCCCACCGTCGACCTCAAGACCGGACTGGTCAAGACCATCGAATACTTCGACGCCATGCTCAAGGAGCAATAG
- a CDS encoding 2-phosphosulfolactate phosphatase: MVECLSGAERAKGLVVVIDVFRSSTVACFLADMGVGEYIATDSLDRARALAAAKNGKIIGELETEPVDVFDHLNSPFLLKEADVTGQTFLHVTNAGTRGLMACTGADEVLVGCFVNAGAVVDYIRARSPELVTLVAMGTGGVMRAQEDMMCAMYIKNELEEYPNSIETLRKFLRDVDSAAKFFDESRTDCPEEDFDLCMDLDRFDFVLRGEPVEGGVRLSRVEADGREKA, encoded by the coding sequence GTGGTTGAATGCCTTTCCGGTGCGGAACGCGCCAAGGGTCTCGTGGTCGTCATCGACGTCTTCCGCTCGAGCACCGTGGCCTGCTTCCTGGCGGACATGGGCGTGGGCGAGTACATCGCCACCGATTCGCTGGACCGGGCGCGCGCCCTTGCCGCCGCAAAAAACGGCAAGATCATCGGGGAGTTGGAGACCGAACCCGTGGATGTCTTCGACCACCTGAATTCTCCGTTCCTGTTGAAGGAAGCGGACGTGACCGGGCAGACCTTCCTGCACGTGACCAACGCGGGCACGCGCGGGCTGATGGCCTGCACCGGGGCCGACGAGGTCCTGGTGGGCTGCTTCGTCAACGCGGGGGCCGTGGTGGACTACATCCGGGCCAGGTCCCCGGAGCTCGTCACCCTGGTGGCCATGGGCACCGGCGGGGTCATGCGCGCCCAGGAGGACATGATGTGCGCCATGTACATCAAGAACGAGCTGGAGGAATATCCGAACAGCATCGAGACCCTGCGGAAATTCCTTCGGGACGTGGACAGCGCGGCCAAGTTTTTCGACGAGTCCAGGACGGACTGCCCGGAAGAGGATTTCGACCTGTGCATGGACCTGGACCGCTTCGATTTCGTCCTTCGCGGCGAACCCGTGGAGGGCGGCGTGAGGCTGAGCCGGGTCGAGGCGGACGGACGGGAGAAGGCATAG
- a CDS encoding diguanylate cyclase domain-containing protein has product MDDQLQKVLVVDDSQTNLALLKHMLRDIECRVVQAESGAEAVERARTSDFAVILLDIQMPGMNGYEAAARIKEHERSRNVPIIFITAIYQDEENVHQGYETGAVDYLFRPVDPEILTSKVKAFLQMHRQKMLLESEVEQRRNTEIALRVAEEKYRSIFERAIEGIFQCTLGGEYLEANPAMLRILGYEKMSDVVNVPALRDAHMIEEHHRRLYRELLARDGAVTNFEFRLRRCDGEVIWCSESSRLVRGVEGRDFVEGVLEDITDRKNTELELKRLATVDSLTGIANRHRFFDRLEHALALAKRYERIVAVLFVDLNDFKQVNDTYGHQAGDELLCMVAERLQQRTRESDTLARLGGDEFGILLSDVRDREGAFSVTENLLNVVREPYTVRGHELTIGATIGISFFPEDGKDPVTLISRADAAMYGAKRQGKNDYGTFGDYGLPG; this is encoded by the coding sequence ATGGACGATCAGTTGCAAAAGGTTCTCGTCGTCGATGATTCCCAGACCAACCTCGCGTTGCTCAAGCACATGCTGCGCGACATCGAGTGCCGCGTGGTCCAGGCCGAAAGCGGCGCCGAGGCCGTGGAGCGGGCCAGGACCAGCGACTTCGCCGTGATCCTGCTCGACATCCAGATGCCCGGCATGAACGGCTACGAGGCCGCGGCCAGGATCAAGGAGCACGAGCGCAGCCGCAACGTGCCGATCATCTTCATCACCGCCATCTACCAGGACGAGGAGAACGTCCACCAGGGCTACGAGACAGGGGCCGTGGACTACCTCTTCCGGCCCGTGGACCCGGAAATCCTGACCAGCAAGGTCAAGGCGTTCCTCCAGATGCACCGGCAGAAGATGCTCCTGGAGAGCGAGGTGGAGCAGCGCCGCAATACCGAGATCGCCCTGCGCGTGGCCGAGGAGAAGTACCGTTCCATCTTCGAGCGGGCCATCGAGGGCATCTTCCAATGCACCCTGGGAGGGGAATACCTGGAGGCCAACCCGGCCATGCTGCGCATCCTGGGATATGAGAAGATGTCCGATGTGGTGAATGTGCCCGCGCTCCGCGACGCCCATATGATCGAGGAGCACCATCGGCGGCTGTACCGCGAATTGCTGGCCCGCGACGGGGCCGTGACCAATTTCGAATTCCGGCTGCGCCGCTGCGACGGCGAGGTCATCTGGTGCTCGGAGAGCTCCCGGCTGGTCCGGGGCGTAGAGGGCCGGGACTTCGTCGAGGGCGTGCTGGAGGACATCACCGATCGCAAGAACACCGAGCTGGAGCTGAAGCGGCTGGCCACGGTGGACAGCCTCACCGGCATTGCCAACCGGCACCGCTTCTTCGACCGGCTGGAGCACGCCCTGGCCCTGGCCAAGCGGTACGAGCGGATCGTGGCCGTGCTCTTCGTGGACCTCAATGACTTCAAGCAGGTGAACGATACCTACGGCCATCAGGCGGGCGACGAATTGCTGTGCATGGTGGCCGAGCGGCTGCAGCAGCGGACCCGCGAGTCCGACACCCTGGCCCGGCTGGGCGGCGACGAGTTCGGCATCCTGCTGTCGGACGTCAGGGACCGCGAGGGCGCGTTCAGCGTGACCGAGAACCTACTGAACGTGGTCAGGGAGCCGTACACCGTGCGCGGCCACGAGCTGACCATCGGCGCGACCATCGGCATCAGCTTTTTCCCCGAGGACGGCAAGGACCCGGTGACCCTCATCAGCAGGGCCGACGCGGCCATGTACGGAGCCAAGCGCCAGGGAAAAAACGATTATGGCACTTTTGGGGACTACGGACTGCCCGGATAG
- a CDS encoding NADH-quinone oxidoreductase subunit A produces MLFDWLHFAIVLFLLAGLLFAVGPLILAMLLAPKARGGDIGMPYECGMVPYGSSWARWGVSYYVYALIFLAFDVDVLYLFPVSTAYADAEGWVPFVKVFVFLFFLILSVIYFWAKGVFTWPRRIQ; encoded by the coding sequence ATGCTTTTCGACTGGCTGCATTTTGCAATTGTATTGTTTTTGCTCGCTGGCCTTCTCTTTGCCGTCGGGCCGTTGATCCTTGCAATGCTGCTTGCCCCCAAAGCAAGGGGGGGGGATATCGGGATGCCGTATGAGTGCGGCATGGTCCCCTACGGCAGCTCGTGGGCCCGGTGGGGCGTATCGTACTACGTATACGCCCTGATCTTCCTGGCCTTCGACGTGGACGTCCTTTACCTGTTCCCGGTTTCCACGGCGTATGCTGACGCCGAGGGCTGGGTTCCCTTCGTGAAGGTTTTCGTCTTCTTGTTCTTCCTTATTCTCTCCGTCATCTACTTTTGGGCGAAAGGGGTGTTCACATGGCCGCGCAGGATTCAGTAG
- a CDS encoding NADH-quinone oxidoreductase subunit B, translating into MAAQDSVVQREFLTAGNHHMDPPIVNLKLAQDIFDVCRSMSLWPMTFGLACCAIEMMATGMARFDMARFGAEVFRPSPRQSDVMIVAGTVTKKMAPAVVRLYEQMPGPKWVIAMGNCAISGGPFKIKDNYNVIQGVDTLIPVDVYVPGCPPRPEGLLEGFFELQRLITGKRWWPVAAKVEG; encoded by the coding sequence ATGGCCGCGCAGGATTCAGTAGTGCAAAGGGAATTCCTGACGGCGGGGAACCATCACATGGACCCGCCCATCGTCAACCTCAAACTGGCCCAGGACATCTTCGACGTCTGTCGATCCATGTCCCTGTGGCCCATGACCTTCGGTCTTGCCTGCTGCGCCATCGAGATGATGGCCACCGGCATGGCGCGTTTCGACATGGCCCGGTTCGGGGCCGAGGTCTTCCGGCCTTCGCCCCGCCAGTCCGACGTGATGATCGTGGCCGGCACCGTGACCAAGAAGATGGCGCCTGCGGTCGTCCGTCTGTACGAGCAGATGCCCGGACCCAAGTGGGTCATCGCCATGGGCAACTGCGCCATCTCCGGCGGGCCCTTCAAGATCAAGGACAACTACAACGTGATCCAGGGTGTGGATACGCTGATCCCGGTGGACGTCTACGTGCCGGGCTGTCCGCCCAGGCCCGAAGGGCTGCTCGAGGGGTTCTTTGAACTGCAGCGCCTGATCACGGGCAAACGTTGGTGGCCTGTGGCCGCCAAGGTGGAGGGGTAG
- a CDS encoding NADH-quinone oxidoreductase subunit C — translation MLQALEGVATQCVAKQDQAVTGHAWSVYLAPNQIVKAARKLYEAGYSLEDIFALDFDEGFLVHYHFNRWNINERVVLRVLLGADNPVVPSIVSVFDGAEWHERETRDFHGVEFADNPNLVPLLMPVEDKDLFPLRKTDKTRKSIKDVLSLGEVVSCSPELEALFAEAEAEEASDA, via the coding sequence ATGCTGCAAGCTTTGGAAGGGGTTGCGACCCAATGCGTCGCCAAACAGGATCAGGCCGTCACGGGGCATGCATGGTCCGTGTACCTGGCACCGAACCAGATCGTGAAGGCGGCCCGCAAACTGTACGAGGCCGGATATTCCCTCGAAGACATCTTTGCTTTGGATTTCGACGAGGGATTTCTGGTTCATTATCATTTTAACAGGTGGAACATCAATGAACGGGTGGTGCTGAGGGTATTGCTCGGCGCCGACAACCCCGTGGTGCCGTCCATCGTGTCCGTCTTTGACGGGGCGGAATGGCACGAGCGGGAAACCCGCGACTTCCACGGCGTGGAGTTCGCGGACAATCCCAATCTCGTCCCGCTGCTCATGCCGGTGGAGGACAAGGACCTCTTCCCCCTGCGGAAGACGGACAAGACGCGCAAGTCCATCAAGGACGTGCTGAGCCTCGGCGAAGTCGTGTCCTGTTCCCCGGAACTGGAAGCGTTGTTTGCGGAAGCGGAGGCCGAGGAGGCCTCCGACGCGTAG
- a CDS encoding NADH-quinone oxidoreductase subunit D, with translation MSAYQNLEQMKGDFYTQKFEAGKQDGTLIINMGPQHPSTHGVLRIVIEVDGEYIVRAEPVLGYLHRMHEKMGETQTWGGFIPNMGRVDYGHAMAWNWAYVGAVEKLMGIEIPERAEYLRVIMTEFNRLTSHLLWWGAYILDLGAFTPIMYAFDDREMLLDALQRPSASRLTYSNFRVGGLQMDFDDKCIELMKAFIPHFRERLPMYHDLVTENLILRRRIEGIGIIDQDMCRRYGCTGPVVRGAGVPYDLRKDEPYGIYDRFDFEIPTQDSCCSAGRYHVRLAEMEQSLRIIEQALEQLPSAEGGHIMDKAPKPSMKPPAGEAYFNVEGARGKIGIHVVSNGDKVPYRIKLRAPGYSNLHAFAEAANGTLLADAVAILGSLDLIIPEIDR, from the coding sequence ATGTCGGCTTACCAGAATTTAGAACAAATGAAGGGTGATTTCTACACCCAGAAGTTCGAGGCCGGGAAGCAGGACGGAACCCTGATCATCAACATGGGCCCGCAACACCCGTCTACGCACGGCGTCTTGCGGATCGTGATCGAGGTGGACGGCGAATACATCGTCCGCGCCGAGCCCGTGCTGGGCTACCTGCACCGCATGCATGAAAAAATGGGCGAAACCCAAACCTGGGGCGGTTTCATCCCCAACATGGGCCGCGTGGACTACGGTCACGCCATGGCCTGGAACTGGGCCTACGTGGGCGCAGTGGAAAAACTGATGGGCATCGAGATCCCGGAAAGGGCGGAATACCTGCGGGTCATCATGACCGAGTTCAACCGCCTGACTTCCCACCTCCTGTGGTGGGGGGCCTACATCCTCGATCTCGGCGCGTTCACGCCCATCATGTACGCCTTCGACGATCGCGAAATGCTCCTGGACGCCCTGCAGAGGCCTTCGGCCTCCAGGCTGACCTACAGCAACTTCCGCGTCGGCGGCCTGCAGATGGACTTCGACGACAAGTGCATCGAGCTGATGAAGGCGTTCATTCCCCACTTCAGGGAACGGCTGCCCATGTACCATGATCTCGTCACCGAGAACCTCATCCTGCGCCGCCGCATCGAAGGTATCGGCATCATCGACCAGGACATGTGCCGCCGTTACGGCTGTACCGGTCCCGTGGTCCGCGGTGCCGGCGTTCCCTACGACCTGCGCAAGGACGAGCCCTACGGCATCTACGACCGTTTCGACTTCGAGATCCCGACGCAGGATTCCTGCTGTTCGGCGGGTCGCTACCACGTCCGCCTGGCCGAGATGGAGCAGTCGCTGCGCATCATCGAGCAGGCCCTGGAGCAGCTCCCCTCCGCCGAGGGCGGCCACATCATGGACAAGGCGCCCAAGCCGTCCATGAAGCCGCCGGCGGGAGAAGCCTACTTCAACGTGGAGGGTGCCCGAGGCAAGATCGGCATCCATGTCGTCTCTAACGGAGACAAGGTCCCGTACCGCATCAAGCTGCGGGCGCCCGGCTATTCCAACCTGCACGCGTTCGCGGAGGCCGCCAACGGCACCCTCCTGGCGGACGCCGTGGCCATCCTGGGCAGCCTGGACCTGATCATCCCTGAAATCGACAGGTAG
- the nuoH gene encoding NADH-quinone oxidoreductase subunit NuoH, which yields MNAFLQHLIPLIIAVVASMVWLGINALVWVYFERKFAGHIQRRPGPFEVGPHGVLQPLIDGLKLMGKQLLTPDNADAALYWLAPILSMIPVLLLFLPIPYGPVLTGMDVNLGLLLILAFSSFNGLAVILAGWASNNKWGVLGAARAVSQTVAYEIPLLLTVLAISFMTGTLSLTEITAMQEGYIWNWFIFRNPFTFLAFFVFLIAMFGETNRAPFDLAEAESELTAGFHTEYSSMGFGLFFMAEYGYMVVMCSVCSVLFLGGFHGPIPGIGGWWWMLIKVYALLSFMVWARWTFPRVRFDQLLNINWKWLLPLATFNLLAIALIVKL from the coding sequence ATGAACGCATTCTTACAACACCTGATACCTCTGATCATAGCGGTCGTGGCGTCCATGGTCTGGCTGGGCATAAACGCCCTGGTGTGGGTCTATTTCGAGCGCAAGTTCGCGGGCCACATCCAGCGCCGGCCCGGACCCTTCGAGGTCGGCCCCCACGGCGTGCTCCAGCCGCTCATCGACGGTCTGAAACTCATGGGCAAACAGCTCCTGACCCCGGACAACGCGGACGCGGCCCTGTACTGGCTCGCCCCGATCCTGTCCATGATCCCGGTGCTGCTGCTCTTCCTGCCCATTCCGTACGGCCCGGTGCTGACCGGCATGGACGTGAACCTCGGCCTGCTGCTCATCCTGGCCTTCTCCAGCTTCAATGGGCTGGCGGTCATCCTGGCGGGCTGGGCCTCCAACAACAAGTGGGGCGTGCTCGGCGCGGCCCGCGCAGTTTCCCAGACCGTGGCGTACGAGATCCCGCTGCTGCTCACCGTCCTGGCCATCTCCTTCATGACCGGCACCCTGAGCCTGACCGAGATCACGGCCATGCAGGAAGGGTACATCTGGAACTGGTTCATCTTCAGGAACCCGTTCACCTTCCTCGCCTTCTTCGTGTTCCTCATCGCCATGTTCGGCGAGACCAACCGCGCGCCCTTCGACCTGGCCGAGGCCGAGTCGGAGCTGACCGCCGGTTTCCACACCGAGTACTCCTCCATGGGGTTCGGCCTCTTCTTCATGGCCGAATACGGCTACATGGTGGTCATGTGCTCGGTCTGCTCCGTCCTGTTCCTGGGCGGGTTCCACGGCCCCATCCCCGGCATCGGCGGATGGTGGTGGATGCTGATCAAGGTCTACGCGCTGCTCTCCTTCATGGTGTGGGCCCGCTGGACCTTCCCCCGCGTACGGTTCGATCAACTGCTGAACATCAACTGGAAATGGTTGCTGCCGCTGGCCACCTTCAACCTGTTGGCCATCGCGCTGATCGTGAAGTTGTAG
- a CDS encoding 4Fe-4S binding protein, translating to MGKFRESVIQPILDCWSLIVGLKITGKYFCKPLVTVHYPRQVIDDENLETYGGHVELIGKPKDPATPKCISCMMCVTNCPSKCLTVVKSKPPKPTEAEEAAMKAAEEAGEKVVKPKAPKNPAKFIYDYTLCSLCGTCIDNCPAKSLKFSNNVYWVATSRKEMKIDLLARLKEQATELSAPAPKTEAAPAAAEKEA from the coding sequence ATGGGTAAATTCAGAGAAAGCGTAATCCAGCCGATTCTCGACTGCTGGTCCCTGATCGTGGGGCTGAAGATCACGGGCAAGTATTTCTGCAAGCCCCTGGTCACGGTCCACTATCCGCGCCAGGTCATCGACGACGAGAATCTGGAAACATATGGCGGGCATGTCGAACTCATCGGCAAGCCCAAGGATCCGGCCACGCCCAAGTGCATCTCCTGCATGATGTGCGTGACCAACTGCCCGAGCAAATGCCTGACCGTGGTCAAGTCCAAGCCTCCCAAGCCCACCGAGGCGGAAGAGGCGGCGATGAAGGCGGCCGAGGAAGCGGGGGAGAAGGTCGTGAAGCCCAAGGCCCCCAAGAATCCGGCCAAGTTCATCTACGACTACACCCTGTGCTCGCTGTGCGGCACCTGCATTGACAACTGTCCGGCAAAGTCGCTGAAATTCTCCAATAACGTCTATTGGGTGGCGACTTCCAGAAAAGAGATGAAAATCGATCTTCTCGCCCGGCTCAAGGAGCAGGCCACGGAACTTTCCGCGCCCGCTCCCAAAACCGAGGCCGCACCGGCCGCGGCGGAGAAGGAGGCGTAA
- a CDS encoding NADH-quinone oxidoreductase subunit J: protein MEVLAKIAFGVYTLVILGGSVVAVSSSSLVRALIGLITTLIGVAGMYLLLASPFMAFMQLLIYVGAVSVLVFFAVMLTRAEKGGDESGRAPMKRYVYGLAATMAPAAILGWLVMTKPVDSVSMPVEVPIKQLGQGLLGSYFLPFELISVVLMVAMAGAVLLVWEKRGQKTGGDK, encoded by the coding sequence ATGGAAGTCTTGGCAAAAATTGCATTCGGCGTATACACGCTCGTGATCCTCGGCGGCTCCGTGGTCGCCGTGTCGAGCAGCAGCCTGGTGCGCGCCTTGATCGGGTTGATCACCACGCTCATCGGCGTGGCCGGGATGTACCTGCTGCTGGCATCGCCCTTCATGGCCTTCATGCAGCTGCTCATCTACGTGGGCGCGGTCAGCGTCCTGGTCTTCTTCGCGGTCATGCTGACCCGGGCGGAGAAGGGCGGCGACGAATCGGGCCGCGCGCCCATGAAACGGTATGTCTACGGCCTGGCGGCCACCATGGCCCCGGCGGCCATCCTCGGCTGGCTGGTCATGACCAAGCCGGTCGATTCCGTGTCCATGCCCGTCGAGGTCCCGATCAAGCAGCTCGGCCAAGGGCTGCTCGGGTCGTACTTCCTGCCCTTTGAGCTGATCTCGGTCGTGCTGATGGTCGCCATGGCCGGCGCCGTCCTGCTGGTCTGGGAGAAGCGGGGCCAGAAAACCGGAGGGGACAAGTAA
- the nuoK gene encoding NADH-quinone oxidoreductase subunit NuoK — protein sequence MSALTLYQIVALILLCAGLFGLTQRRSLVGMLISVELMLNGAGLSMVAAAQLTDFSAVLGQLGTLFVMGLAAAEATLVLAMVVVVARRFKSAKTSDITTLKE from the coding sequence ATGAGCGCACTGACCCTCTATCAAATCGTCGCGTTGATCCTGCTGTGCGCGGGTCTCTTCGGCCTGACCCAGCGCAGGAGCCTCGTCGGAATGCTGATCTCGGTGGAGCTGATGCTCAACGGCGCGGGGCTGTCCATGGTGGCGGCCGCGCAGCTGACCGACTTCAGCGCGGTCCTCGGCCAGCTCGGCACCCTGTTCGTCATGGGGCTCGCGGCCGCCGAAGCCACGCTCGTCCTCGCCATGGTCGTGGTTGTGGCCCGGCGCTTCAAGTCCGCCAAAACCAGTGACATCACTACCCTGAAGGAATAG